ACAAACTTATAACAGCCGCATGCGTTATTGGGCATATGAAGACTCGACTGCATACACACCAAATATAAAGTATGCTTTTTTTCGAATACTTGATGATACTAGTTCAAAGTAACAATGGTATAATGGCTATTGAAAATAAATGTTAGTATTTTTCATAGAAACAGATGAGGTGAAAAAATTGGCTTTACATGTTGTACTTTATCAACCAGAGATTCCTGCAAATACAGGGAATATTGCACGTTCATGCGCAGCAACCAACACAACTCTACATTTAATTCGTCCATTAGGATTTTCTACAGATGATAAAATGCTGAAAAGAGCTGGTCTGGATTATTGGGAGTTTGTAAATGTTGTCTATCATGACTCTCTTGATGAATTATTTGAAAAATATAAATCAGGAGAATTTTTCTTTTTAACAAAATTTGGCCAGCAGCCGCATACTACGTTTGATTACAGTGATCTTAACAAAGACTATTTCTTTGTATTTGGTCGTGAAACAACCGGCTTGCCAAAGGATTTAATTCAATCCAATATGGATAAATGCTTACGTCTACCAATGACAGAGCATGTGCGTTCATTGAATTTATCTAACACTGCAGCTATTCTTATTTATGAAGCATTAAGACAGCAGAATTATCCTGGTCTAATGCTGGACTTTCATAACTAAAGGCTAAGCGCAGGAGTTAAACAACAAATAAAAAGGGTGACTCAAACGGTATAGATCTTATCAAAAGGTCTATATCATTTGGGTCACCCTCTTTTTTATTCAACTTACTTTTTTACGCCTGGCTTGCCTTCGTATCCAGCTGTAAAAATAGCTGTTAAGAATGCTAAGCTAACACCGAGAATTAAAATAAAACCCATCGTTTTACCTCCTCTACTTATCAACAGAGAATGAAGGATCTATGTATAGTTTCCCTCTTATAGCTAGTATTATTATAACTTAATTAAGATGTGATGTGAATGAGGAACAAAGAAAAAGATTCTAGCTTTTTCTTAACAAGAACGAATGTTAAAGGACATCCTCGCATAAAGTGTATTAAACTGCACGAATTAGAAACAAGTACGACCAATGATGAAGGAGGTCCTTATGGATATCTTAAAGAAGATTGAAAAGTACAGGGAAGATGAGCAGCGCTTAAAGTGGGAAGGAACCTTCGTAGAATATTTGGAGATTGTCAAAGAGAAACCGTGGGTTGCCCAATCAGCACATTCCAGGGTTTACAATATGATTAAAGATGCTGGGATTGAAGAAGTTGATGGAAAAAGAAAGTATAAGTTTTTTGATCACCAACTATATGGTTTAGAAGACGCGCTTGAACGTCTTGTTGAGGAGTATTTCCATCCTGCTGCTAAGCGCTTAGATGTTAGAAAACGGATTTTATTATTAATGGGACCTGTAAGTGGAGGTAAATCAACTCTTGTAACGATGCTGAAAAGAGGATTAGAAGCCTATTCTTTAACAGATCGTGGTGCAGTTTACGCAATTAAAGGCTGTCCGATGCATGAGGACCCTCTTCACCTTATTCCACACCATCTACGAGAAGATTTTTATGATGAATATGGAATTCGTATTGAAGGGAACTTGTCTCCATTAAATGTGATGAGACTAGAGCAAGAATATGGTGGTCGAATTGAGGACGTAAGAGTTGAACGTGTCTTCTTATCAGAAGATAAACGTACTGGTATTGGGACATTTAGTCCTTCCGATCCAAAATCACAGGATATTGCAGATCTAACAGGTAGCATTGACTTCTCTACAATTGCTGAATATGGTTCTGAATCAGATCCACGTGCCTACCGTTTTGATGGAGAATTGAACAAAGCAAACCGTGGTATGATGGAGTTCCAAGAGATGCTAAAATGTGATGAGAAATTTTTATGGCATTTGCTATCATTAACACAAGAAGGTAATTTTAAAGCTGGTCGTTTTGCTCTAATTTCTGCAGATGAGTTAATTGTTGCCCATACAAACGAAACAGAATACCGTTCCTTTATTTCGAACAAAAAGAACGAAGCCCTTCACTCACGAATTATTGTCATGCCTGTTCCGTATAACCTAAAGGTTACAGAAGAAGAGAGAATTTATGAAAAAATGATCTCTGAAAGTGATGTATCTGATGTTCATATTGCCCCACATACATTAAAGGTTGCTGCTATGTTTACAATTTTAACTCGCCTAAAAGAACCGAAACGCGGAGATATTGATTTAGTTAAAAAGATGAGATTATATGATGGAGAAAGTGTTGAAGGCTTTAACTCTGTTGATGTTAATGAGCTAAGAAAGGAATATAACGATGAGGGTATGTCCGGTATTGACCCGCGTTATGTGATCAATAGAATTTCATCTACAATTATTCGTAAAGAAGTGCCATCCATTAACGCTTTAGATGTATTAAGAGCGTTAAAAGAAGGTCTTGACCAACACGCTTCTATTTCAAATGAAGATCGTGAAAAATATTTAAACTTCATTTCTGTTGCTCGCCAGCTATATGACGACATGGCGAAAAAAGAAGTTCAAAAAGCATTTGTTTATTCGTATGAGGAATCAGCTAAAACCCTTATGGATAACTACCTAGACAATGTGGAGGCATACTGTAATAAAAACAAGCTTCGTGATCCATTGACAGGTGAAGAAATGAACCCAGATGAAAAACTTATGCGTTCAATTGAAGAGCAGATTGGTATTTCTGAAAACGCGAAAAAAGCCTTCCGTGAAGAGATTCTTATCCGCATTTCAGCTTATGCACGTAAAGGGAAGCGTTTTGATTATAATTCACACGAACGTTTACGTGAAGCTATTCAAAAGAAACTTTTTGCTGACTTAAAAGATGTGGTGAAAATTACGACTTCATCCAAAACACCTGATGAGCAGCAGCTTAAGAAGATTAATGAAGTGGTGGCACGTCTTATTGATGAACACGGCTATAACTCAACTTCTGCGAATGAATTATTACGTTATGTAGGAAGCTTATTAAACAGATAAATCTGAAATGCTTACGGCTGGCTGACATCTAAATTGTCAGCTTTTTTTATTATCATCTAGAGTACGTGGTTTTACTCAAATAATGGACGGGTATTAATACCCTATAACAATTGAGGTGAATCCAATGAAAAAATCGTTAAACACAATGATTCGTAACATGGATGATTTAAAGCAGCAATCAAAGATTATGGAGAATATGAAAACCAATAAAGAAATCAAGCAAGAGGGGAAAAGTCCAGATCCCATACAATATGTAAAAAAGAATACTAGGAATTAGAGGGGCATCCAACTTTTGGTGTCTTTTTTATATTAAAGATACAAAAGAAAATTGAAATGGGAACTTGTCTTATTTTTAATGAGAACATGGTAATTTTCTAAATTATTTGTCAATAAATCAATTCTTTCGCATAGGATAGAGTAATCCACAGAATTCAAAACGGAATTGAAAAACGAAAGTATTCATCCACGTTAATGTATGCTGAGGATTAAAAATGTGTGACACTTTTTTACAACTAAATTTGAAATTTTTGATGAAATGTATGACAGATGATGAAAGAAACTAAAAAATTATCGGAGGGGGAACTGTAAATATGTCAAATCAAGATCAGAATTATGTTATTTCACAAGAAGATTGGACCCTCCATCGCAAAGGCCATGATGATCAAACACGCCACCAAGAGAAAGTACAGGAAGCTATTCGCAACAATCTTCCAGATCTTATCACAGAAGAAAGCATTGTAATGTCCAATGGAAAAGATGTAGTTAAAATTCCAATTCGGTCGCTGGACGAATACAAAATTCGTTATAACTATGATAAGAATAAGCATGTTGGCCAAGGTGATGGAGAGAGTCAGGTCGGTGATGTCGTAGCAAGAGATGGATCACAAGCAGATGCAAAGGGTCCTGGCAAGGGCCAGGGAGCAGGGGACCAAGCAGGAGAAGATTATTATGAAGCTGAAGTATCTATTTTAGAATTAGAAGCCGCATTATTTAAAGAATTAGAGCTTCCCAATTTAAAACAAAAAGAACGTGATGATATTGTTATTGAAAACATTGAGTTTAATGATATAAGAAGAACGGGCTTAATGGGAAATGTTGATAAGAAAAGAACGATGTTATCGGCATATAAACGTAATGCCATGGCAGGGAAATCAAAATTTCATCCTATTTATCCAGAAGACTTAAAGTTTAAAACTTGGAATGAAGTTGTAAAGCCTGAATCAAAAGCAGTTGTTATTGCTATGATGGATACGAGTGGTTCAATGGGACTCTGGGAAAAGTATATGGCTCGAAGCTTTTTCTTTTGGATGACAAGATTTCTCAGAACTAAGTATGAGAAGGTAGATATCGAATTTATCGCTCATCATACCGAAGCAAAAGTTGTTTCAGAGGAAGACTTCTTCTCAAAAGGAGAAAGTGGAGGAACAATTTGTTCATCTGCATATCGTAAAGCTCTTGAAGTCATAGAGGAGAAATACCAACCAGCAAGATATAATATCTATCCTTTCCATTTTTCGGATGGTGATAATTTAACATCAGACAATGCCAGATGTGTAAAGTTAGTAGGAGAGCTTATGAAGGTTTCCAACATCTTTGGCTATGGAGAAGTCAATCAGTATAATCGTCATTCAACCCTAATGTCCGCATATAAGAATATCAATGATGAGAAATTCCGCTATTATATCCTCAAACAAAAAGCAGATGTTTTCCAAGCAATGAAGAGTTTCTTCAATAAAGATGAAGATAAAAAGTATGCGTAAATCCTTGCCCCAATAGCTTATTGGGGCTTCCTTATTTGGAGAAAGATTTACAAACAATATCTTCCTTACAAACATTTATTTATTTAGGACAAGCTAAAATTTATAGATCTTCGTTCGGAGGTTGATGTACTTGGTAACTGAGATATTAATTTTAGCGGTTCTAATTATATTAAACGCCTTTTTTGCAGCTTCTGAGATTGCCTTAATTTCATTAAATGATAATAAAGTAAAGCTAATGGCAGAAAATGGTGATAAGAAGGCTGTATTGTTGAATAATTTATTGTCCAACCCTAGCAGTTTCTTAGCTACGATTCAAATTGGGATAACACTCGCTGGGTTTTTAGCAAGTGCTTTTGCTGCGGAGAGCTTTGCAGGAAGACTTGCAAAAGCATTACATGATATGGGAGTGCCAGTATCTGAAAGGTTATTAGGTACGATTTCTGTTATCGTTATTACGCTTTTATTATCATACTTTACTTTAGTTTTAGGTGAACTAGTCCCTAAACGACTTGCTCTTCAAAAGGCTGAAGCTATTTCTATGTTTGCTGTTTGGCCTTTAACCATCTTATCAAAAGTCTCCTCACCCTTTGTGAAGTTGTTAACTGCGTCAACTAACTTCATTGTCCGTCTATTCGGTGTTGATCCTGATGCGGATGATGAAAATGTAACGGAAGAAGAAATCCGAATGATGGTTGATGTTGGTAAAGAAAGAGGAACAATTCAAGAAACCGAAAAGATTATGATTAATAATATCTTTGAATTTGATAACAAGTCTGTTTCTGAAATTATGACACATCGAACAAATATTGTTGCGATTCCCCTGCATTTTACACTTAAGGAAACTGTTCGATTAGTGAATGAAGAAAAGTATACACGCTTTCCAGTGTTTGAAGAAAACATTGATCATATAGTAGGAATATTACATGTAAAGGATCTCATCCAATTTGTTGAAAATTGTGATGAAAATTCATTCAATTTGAAGGAATTACTTCGCGATCCTTATTTTATACTTGAATCCAAGCCAATAGATGATTTATTTAAAGAGATGCAAATGAATAATATTCATATGGCTATCTCGATTGATGAATATGGTGGAACAGATGGAGTCGTTACAATAGAAGATGTTATTGAGGAAATAGTGGGGAATATTTTTGATGAATATGATGAAATTGGGCTTGATTATGAAGAAATTATCGAGCTTGATGATAAAGCTTACTTAATTCCAGGAACTACAAACCTATATGTTGTTGAAGATCTTCTAGATATTGAAATATCTAATGAGGATTTTGACACATTAAGCGGGTTTGTCATCGGTCAGCTCGGTTATATACCAGATGAAAATGAAAAGCCTAAAGTAGAATATAACAATATTTTGTTTGCAGTCGAAGAAATGCATGATAAGCGTATATTTAAAGTAAGAGTCACTCTGTTAGAAGAGCAAGTACAGGTAGAGGAATAATGTTAGCCAATTTCTATTTTGAAATTGGCTTTTTTCTATAGGAAAAGTGTATTTCATCCTTAACTCGAGATTTAATCAAACGTTTGTTTAAAAGTCCATAAAGGTAATTTTTCTTATAGCAGTTGTGTTTTAAGAAACGTTCTATTTTTTTTGTATAATCGCAAGAAGTTTTCGCAAACTACATATGTCAATAGGATTAATTTACATATAGTAGATTTTACTATGTGAAATAACACAGAGAAGGGGGCAATTCAATTGGTAACATCAATTAAGAGAAAGCTGTTTACGTTAACGAGCGTATTTGTTGTTTTTGCATCTATATTATCTGGTTGTAATACAGCTGAAGAAGCACCGGAAGATACTGCAGAAAACGGTGGCGGTGGAGCTGCAACGGAAGGTGAAGGTACTTATTTAGAAAGAGCTTATGCAGGTGAATTTGATGGAACTAAGGTTACAATGTTTGGTCCTTTCACAGATGCAGACCAAGTAAAATTTGAAGATAGCATTAAAGAGTTTGAGGAAAAAACAGGAATTGATATTCAATATGAAGGATCAAAAGAGTTTGAAGCTACAATCTCAATTCGTGTAGAAGGCGGAAATCCACCAGATATTGCCGACTTCCCTCAGCCTGGACTATTATCTACATTTGCTAAGCAAGGTAATGTAATTGATGTTTCAACATTTATGGATCAAGAAAAATTAAAAGAAAATTACAATCAAAGCTGGCTCGATATGGCAACAATGGAAGGTCCAGAGGGCGATGTTATGGCTGGAATCTGGAATCGTAGTAATGTGAAAAGCTTAGTATGGTATCCAAAGGCTGAGTTTGAGGCTGCAGGATATGAGGTGCCTGAGACTTGGGATGAAATGATCGCGTTGTCAGAGCAAATTGTGAAAGATGGCGATAATCCTTGGGCAATTGGTATTGAAAGTGGAGCAGCAACAGGCTGGGTGGCAACTGACTGGATGGAGGATATTATGCTTCGTACAACATCACCTGAAAACTATGATAAATGGGTCAATGGTGAGCTTCCATTCTCTTCTCCTGAAGTGAAAAATGCGGCTGAAAAAATGTCTGAAATTTGGTTAAATGAAGATTTTGTTTATGGTGGAAGAAAATCAATTGTGACAACAAACTTTGGGGATGCTCCAAAGCCAATGTTTGATGAACCACCTAAAACATGGTTACACCGACAAGGAAGCTTTATCACGAGCTTCTTCCCAGAAGGTACTGTAGCGGGTGAGGATTACGATTGGTTCTACTTACCTCCTATTGACGAACAATATGGTAAGCCTGTTCTTGTTGCTGGTGATATTTATGCAATGTTTAATGATCGTGATGAAGTTCGTGCAGTCATGGAATTCTTTACAACAGGTGAGTCAATTAAATCATGGATTCAATCAGGTGGAGTTGTAGCACCTATGAATGATGCTGACCCTGAATGGTATACAACTGATGTTGAGCGTCGAATGGCAGAATTAATTCAAGAAGCAGATACTCTTCGTTTTGATGGATCGGATTTAATGCCAGGAGCAGTTGGCGCAGGAAGCTTCTGGAAAGGAATGACTGATTACATTAGTGGTACGGTGGAACTTGATCAAGCGCTTAAAGAAATAGATGCAGGTTGGCCGAAATAAAGAATTTTTTCCTTATACTTTAGGCACTATCAGTAGGCATAAGGTTTTTTAGAAATAAGCCAAGTTTTCAAAAAAAAATTGTGCATTCTAAGGACTGGACATCATGTCTGGTCCTTCATTATTAAATTGATTTCATTTGAGAACGTGGTAAGGATTTTTACCTTAAGGAGGTAACCCGAGTGATATGGAAAAACAAACATCACCTTCAGTAGCAAAGCTTGTTTTATTAACAATTGCTGTATTTGCAGGGAACTTACTCATTCATTATGGTATATTTCTTTTTCTACGTGATACAGAGATGCCGGCCCTGCTTTATGCAATCTTGGCTATCATTTGGGGAGTATTCGGAGTTTATACCATTTACTACACACTTAACTGGGTTGTTGAACAATATCCTGTGAAACAAAGGCGTATTGTCCAGCCGTATGTATTCGTTGGTCCTGCCGTTCTTTTGTTAGGATGGCTGATGTTTATACCAACTCTTCGTACATTATATTTAAGTTTTTTTGGCCCAAACTCAGACAGTTTCGTAGGCTTATCAAATTATTTGGCGGTGTTTACGGACCGTCTTTTGTTAACAGCCTTGCGTAATAATTTGTTGTGGGTCCTATTTGGGGCAACACTTTGTATCGTGCTAGGGTTATTGATTGCTGTTTTAGCTGATAGAAGCAGCTATGAAAAAATTGCGAAGGCTATTATTTTCATGCCAATGGCTATATCGATGGTAGCTGCTGGGGTAATATGGAAATTCATTTACTATTACCAGCCAGGAGATCAGCAAATAGGTTTGTTAAACGCAATTGTTGTGGCGATTGGTGGAGAACCTCAAGCGTGGACAAGTATGAATCAGCCTTGGAACAATATGTTTTTAATTGTGATTTTAATTTGGATGCAAACTGGCTTTGCGATGGTCCTATTTTCAGCAGCGTTGAAGGGAATTCCAAATGAGTTACTTGAGGCTGCACGTGTAGACGGAGCAACAGAGGTTACAATCTTTTTCAAAATTATTATTCCATACATTTCAGGTACGATCTTAACTGTTTCAACAACCATTATTGTGTTTACATTAAAAATCTTCGATATCATCATGGTTATGACAGGTGGTCAATACGAAACAGATGTAGTTGCCACGCAGTTTTACCGCCAATTCTTTATGTACAGAAACTTTGGATATGGCTCAACGTTAGCGATTGTTTTATTGATTACAGTCATTCCAGTTATCATCATCAATCTAAAACAATTTCGCAGGCAGGGGGGATTTTAGGATGAAATCAAACAAAGGGTCAAAGTGGCTCGTCAATTTAGTGTTAGCCGTCATTTGTCTGATTTGGCTGATTCCAACGGCGGGACTATTTATTTCCTCCTTTAGACCAGCGGCCGATATATTAGATTCAGGATGGTGGACTGTATTTCCTCATAGAGACTGGGTAACAGAGGATCAACTCACACTCGATCCTGATACAGATTTAAGCAAGCCGATTGCGGTAGAAGGTAAAACCTATACAAATGATGAACTAGCTAGTGGTGTTGTTTTAGATGGTAAAAGACTTATTTGGGAAAACAAACGTAAAAGACTTCTTAATGTTCAAACGAAACAATGGACAATGAATGCAGATTTTACGTTAGAGAATTATCAAACGGTTCTTGGCGGTAAGCAGTATGTGATCACCCTTCCCGGTGGTGGAACAAAAACAGAAAAAGGAAGTAATTTAACACAGTCATTTATTAATACATTTACGGTTTCCATTCCAGCTACCATTATCCCGCTGTTAATTGCTACCTTTGCTGCGTATTCCTTTGCGTGGCTGAAATTTAGAGGCAGCAGAGCGATGTTTGTTGTTGTCATTGCGTTGCTTGTTGTTCCATTACAGGTTGCGCTCATTCCTATATTGAAGGATTATACAAATATTGGTTTAAATGGTAGTTATTTAGGAATATGGCTTGCACACACCACATTTGGATTACCGTTAACAACCTACTTTCTTTATAACTATATTAGTCAGTTGCCACGGGATATTTTTGAGTCAGCCTTTATAGATGGTGCGAGTAATTTTACGATTTTTACAAAATTGATTCTTCCATTATCTGTTCCTGCTTTAGCATCGATCGGAATCTTTCAGTTCTTGTGGGTATGGAATGATTATTTAGTTGCATTGGTGTTCTTAGGAAGTCAGCCAGATGTTCAAGTTCTCTCAATGAGAATTGCAGACATGGTCGGATCACGTGGAGATGATTGGCACTTACTAACAGCAGCAGCCTTTGTTTCAATGATCATGCCGCTTACAGTTTTCTTCTTATTACAACGTTTCTTTGTAAGAGGATTATTAGGTGGCTCTGTAAAAGGATAAAACTAAGTGCAGGAATAAAGCCAGTAATGATGAGATGTTCATACTGGCTTTAAGCCTGTCTATTTTTTATTGATGAAATGGAGTTGAAAATGCGTGACATGGAAAATTGAACGAAATAATCTATCACAGCAGGAACTATTAAATCTAGAAAGTTTATTCTCTTTGGCAAATGGCTACATCGGTATCCGCGGGAATTTTGAGGAAGGGTATTCGGAAGAATTCGTTTCGATACGTGGAACATACTTAAATGCCTTTCATGATATAACAGAGATTACATATGGTGAAAAGCTTTATGCTTTTCCAGAAACTCAGCAAAAGCTGGTGAATAACATTGATGCTCAAACAATTGATATCTTTATAGACAAAGAGCACTTCTCACTATTTGAAGGTGAAGTACTTTCATATAAGCGGATGTTGCATTTAGATCAAGGCTATACAGAACGATTACTTCATTACAGAACTCCTAGTGGAAAGGAAGTAAAATTGCAGTTTCGCAGGATCGTATCGTTCTCTGTAAAAGAACTTTTTGCAATTGAAGTGAAAATTGAGCCGGTAAATTTTAATGGAGAAGTAAGGATTGTATCAAAAGTAGATGGAGATGTTTCGAACTATGTTAATAGAAATGATCCGCGTGTTGCTGCTGGACATGCAAATTTACTCTCAGTAGAGAATATTGGGGAGAAAGATGACATCGTTTTTGTTGAAGACAAAACGACAAATTCTGATCTTAAGGCCGCTTGCACGACAAAACATATCTTAAATGTTCAAGGAAATAAGAGTACTCAAATTCAAGATAAAAGAGTAGAAGTTACCTATACTTTCGATCTTGACCAACCTGTTGAATTTGTAAAATATAACGTTTATACAGATACATTAAGGCACAAACGTGATTTGGTTGAAAAGGGTATAGAGATTCATGGCAATCTTTCAAATCAATCTTTTGACCAGCTCATTCAATCTCAAGGCAACTATCTTGATGAATTCTGGAATGTGGCAGATATAAAAATTGAAGGTGAGGAAAAGCTTCAGGAGGGCATTCGCTTTAACCTTTATCAACTTTTACAATCTGCTGGAAGAGATAAGTACAGTAATATTGCTGCAAAAGGTCTTTCAGGTGAAGGATATGAGGGACATTATTTCTGGGATACCGAAATTTATATGATTCCTGTTTTTTTACTAACAAAGCCTGAGTTAGCAAAACAATTACTGATTTATCGATATTCAATCTTGAATGGAGCAAGACAAAGGGCCAAAGAGATGGGGCATTCTAAAGGAGCCTTATTCCCATGGAGGACCATTTCAGGATCAGAGTGCTCGGCGTATTTCCCAGCTGGAACAGCGCAATATCACATAATTGCTGATATTGCCTATAGCTTTATTCAATATTATTTAGCAACAAAAGATATCAATTTTATGGTGGAATATGGTGCAGAAGTTTTAAGTGAAACAGCAAGATTGTGGATGGATACAGGTCATTTTTATCAAGATGAATTTAGAATTGACGATGTAACAGGTCCTGACGAATATACATGTCTTGTGAACAATAATTATTATACAAATGTGATGGCAAAGCATAATTTAAAGTGGGCTTACTCCATTTACAATCAGGTGAGAAAAGAAGATCCAACTTCTTTTAAAGAGTTATCGCAACGCTTAGATCTCACTGAAGAAGAAGCACGAGACTGGAATCAAGCTGCTGAAAAAATGTATTTACCTTATGATGAAGAATTAGGGATTAATCCTCAGGATGATACATTCTTAAAAAAAGCTGTTTGGGATTTTGAACATACACCAAAAGAAAAGTATCCATTGCTTTTACATTATCACCCACTAACACTATATCGCTATCAAGTATGTAAGCAAGCTGACACTGTACTTGCTCATTTTTTATTGGAGGACGAGCAGTCGTTCGAAACAATAAAAGCATCTTACGATTATTATGAAAAAATTACAACCCATGATTCATCTCTATCCTCTGCTATCTTTAGTATTATGGCTGCGAAAGTAGGTTATCACGAGAAGGCCTACGACTATTTTATGGAATCTGCGCGTCTTGATCTTGATAATACTCACGGTAACACCAAGGATGGCCTACATATGGCCAATATGGGTGGAACATGGATGTCAATTATTCACGGTTTTGGAGGAGTTCGTGTGAAAGAAAGTGGGCTTTCCATTCATCCTGTTTTACCAAAGCAATGGACACAATATGAATTTACGTTACATTATTTGCAGCGCCAACTTCGTTTGAAAGTAGAACGTGAGCAAATGACGGTTTTCCTTGAAATGGGCGATCGTCTTAACCTTACTGTTTACGGAAAAAACATAACATTAGAGAAAGGAAAACAATACACAGAGGAAACTTCCAATTAGGAGTGATACAGTTGAGAGAATTAAAGGCTTTTATTTTCGACTTAGATGGTGTTATAACAGATACAGCTGAATATCATTTTCTTGCATGGAAGGCTTTGGCTGAAGATCTAAACATTTCTTTTACAAGAGAATTAAATGAAGAGTTAAAAGGAATTTCGAGAATGGATTCCCTTGAGAAGATCCTTCAATTCGGTGGAAAAGAGCAAGAATTTTTAGAGCAAGAAAAGCTAGAGTTAGCAACAAAGAAAAACGAACATTATGTTGAGTTAATCAATAAGATCACTCCTTCAGATATATTACCGGGAATTGAAAAGTTACTAAGAGATATTAAACAAGCTAACTTAGGAATCGCGCTAGCATCAGCAAGTAAAAATGCCAATATGGTATTAGAAGCATTGAAGCTCAAGGATC
This genomic stretch from Metabacillus sp. B2-18 harbors:
- a CDS encoding carbohydrate ABC transporter permease; amino-acid sequence: MKSNKGSKWLVNLVLAVICLIWLIPTAGLFISSFRPAADILDSGWWTVFPHRDWVTEDQLTLDPDTDLSKPIAVEGKTYTNDELASGVVLDGKRLIWENKRKRLLNVQTKQWTMNADFTLENYQTVLGGKQYVITLPGGGTKTEKGSNLTQSFINTFTVSIPATIIPLLIATFAAYSFAWLKFRGSRAMFVVVIALLVVPLQVALIPILKDYTNIGLNGSYLGIWLAHTTFGLPLTTYFLYNYISQLPRDIFESAFIDGASNFTIFTKLILPLSVPALASIGIFQFLWVWNDYLVALVFLGSQPDVQVLSMRIADMVGSRGDDWHLLTAAAFVSMIMPLTVFFLLQRFFVRGLLGGSVKG
- a CDS encoding glycoside hydrolase family 65 protein, with amino-acid sequence MTWKIERNNLSQQELLNLESLFSLANGYIGIRGNFEEGYSEEFVSIRGTYLNAFHDITEITYGEKLYAFPETQQKLVNNIDAQTIDIFIDKEHFSLFEGEVLSYKRMLHLDQGYTERLLHYRTPSGKEVKLQFRRIVSFSVKELFAIEVKIEPVNFNGEVRIVSKVDGDVSNYVNRNDPRVAAGHANLLSVENIGEKDDIVFVEDKTTNSDLKAACTTKHILNVQGNKSTQIQDKRVEVTYTFDLDQPVEFVKYNVYTDTLRHKRDLVEKGIEIHGNLSNQSFDQLIQSQGNYLDEFWNVADIKIEGEEKLQEGIRFNLYQLLQSAGRDKYSNIAAKGLSGEGYEGHYFWDTEIYMIPVFLLTKPELAKQLLIYRYSILNGARQRAKEMGHSKGALFPWRTISGSECSAYFPAGTAQYHIIADIAYSFIQYYLATKDINFMVEYGAEVLSETARLWMDTGHFYQDEFRIDDVTGPDEYTCLVNNNYYTNVMAKHNLKWAYSIYNQVRKEDPTSFKELSQRLDLTEEEARDWNQAAEKMYLPYDEELGINPQDDTFLKKAVWDFEHTPKEKYPLLLHYHPLTLYRYQVCKQADTVLAHFLLEDEQSFETIKASYDYYEKITTHDSSLSSAIFSIMAAKVGYHEKAYDYFMESARLDLDNTHGNTKDGLHMANMGGTWMSIIHGFGGVRVKESGLSIHPVLPKQWTQYEFTLHYLQRQLRLKVEREQMTVFLEMGDRLNLTVYGKNITLEKGKQYTEETSN
- the pgmB gene encoding beta-phosphoglucomutase; this translates as MQLRELKAFIFDLDGVITDTAEYHFLAWKALAEDLNISFTRELNEELKGISRMDSLEKILQFGGKEQEFLEQEKLELATKKNEHYVELINKITPSDILPGIEKLLRDIKQANLGIALASASKNANMVLEALKLKDQFDYIVDVTKIKKGKPDPEIFLKAAELLKIDPSSCVGVEDAIAGVEAIKSADMYAVAVGPKSSFQKADLVYETTDALSFKEIKERFEE